One Novipirellula galeiformis DNA window includes the following coding sequences:
- a CDS encoding MgtC/SapB family protein translates to MHRTRMVTSKHGHGASLGIPPFCFQRQQPESSEFTLEPARDRRHAMQDQLQQIGIVAIAGALGAIVGFEREFADKPAGLRTHIFVGAASAMLMLLGDGVLDQFQQEDRGGLSADPIRIIQAIVVGISFLGAGTIIHHQDKRVEGLTTAASILLTAGIGIAVAVGQLIFAVSISILAVLVLTLVGGIERRIARHVRKRTATRQSEFNKPAEGEEQLERDSQSKPPRPLQ, encoded by the coding sequence TTGCATCGTACACGCATGGTCACGTCCAAGCATGGTCACGGTGCCTCCCTGGGGATCCCCCCCTTCTGTTTCCAACGTCAGCAGCCTGAGTCGAGCGAATTCACCTTGGAACCGGCGCGCGATCGCCGACACGCCATGCAAGATCAACTTCAGCAAATCGGAATCGTCGCGATCGCCGGTGCGCTCGGTGCGATCGTTGGCTTTGAACGTGAATTCGCCGATAAGCCTGCCGGATTGCGGACCCATATCTTCGTTGGCGCCGCGTCGGCCATGTTGATGCTATTGGGCGATGGCGTCCTCGATCAATTTCAACAGGAAGATCGCGGTGGTTTGAGCGCTGACCCGATCCGGATCATCCAAGCGATCGTCGTGGGCATCAGCTTCCTCGGTGCGGGCACGATCATCCACCACCAGGACAAACGTGTCGAAGGGCTGACCACCGCCGCTTCGATTCTATTAACAGCCGGCATCGGCATTGCCGTCGCCGTTGGACAGCTGATCTTTGCGGTCAGCATCTCCATCTTGGCTGTTCTTGTTCTCACCTTGGTCGGTGGAATCGAACGACGCATTGCGAGACATGTCCGTAAACGAACCGCGACCCGGCAATCCGAATTCAACAAACCGGCGGAGGGCGAAGAACAATTAGAACGCGACTCGCAATCGAAGCCTCCTCGACCTTTGCAGTAA
- a CDS encoding PRC-barrel domain-containing protein — MKRNSLTAVTMAFAIGMMTVNATAQDTTNPVRDKTRGPNAGKLDEKTSGANIRVSQLIGMNIQNDQGESVGEINDLVIDSSSGKVRYAAVTYGGIIGIGNKLFAVPFEAFQVQPDPDDPDDLDDYVLVLNVTQKQLEGAQGFDEDHWPNMADKNFVRELNQRYGVERNRKNRNRLRGVDVDVNRNGVDIDVEREKK; from the coding sequence ATGAAACGCAACTCTTTGACAGCGGTAACGATGGCCTTTGCAATCGGCATGATGACCGTGAATGCCACCGCCCAGGACACGACAAACCCCGTTCGGGACAAGACGCGTGGTCCAAACGCGGGCAAGTTGGACGAAAAAACATCAGGCGCAAACATTCGTGTTAGTCAATTGATTGGCATGAACATCCAAAACGACCAAGGCGAAAGCGTGGGCGAAATCAATGACCTCGTCATTGATAGCTCCAGTGGCAAAGTACGCTACGCGGCCGTCACCTACGGCGGCATCATCGGTATCGGTAACAAGCTGTTCGCGGTCCCCTTCGAAGCTTTTCAAGTGCAGCCCGATCCCGATGATCCTGACGACTTGGATGACTACGTGTTGGTCCTCAATGTCACCCAGAAACAACTCGAAGGAGCCCAAGGCTTCGACGAAGACCATTGGCCCAACATGGCCGACAAGAACTTCGTTCGCGAACTGAATCAACGGTATGGCGTCGAGCGGAATCGGAAAAACCGCAATCGTTTACGAGGCGTTGATGTGGACGTCAATCGCAATGGAGTAGACATCGACGTGGAACGGGAGAAAAAGTAG
- a CDS encoding cytochrome B6: protein MKTATTGVCGTLIFLVITMAIPGVAQETEAPQPETYMPVVVADFEVILAKDKAEKSAVMAKHQSLLEQRYDLADSPSDVMMSGGRKAVQQGVRVKLPEGVSWSQLSVATAERVREKGIFPAGFRPLPHAKHAIGGMVFPQRQIAAIDQAEHRDLSRFDVDFDLPDHLTPEYPPPMFLSNRPDLGDVSGGEVITIKNYFGLLKGKVTPVQMEGMRLLLTPFPQQQFNQTDDRKVAEPSLGVACFDCHVNGHSNATFHLNPDTRPQQNRFRIDTVSLRGMFNQQIHGSKRSLRSVEDFTEFEQRTAYFDGDHVTAAKKGVHLPNRSDQVAMMAQMQNMLDFPPAPKLDIYGKLIPAKATEQELRGQDLFFGKARCAECHPAPFYLDDKMHDLRVDQFYEPETINGHHDVAVGAIKTFTLRGIKDSPPYLHDGRLLTLDDTVAFFNIVLSLKLNQQESDALVAFLRCL, encoded by the coding sequence ATGAAAACGGCAACGACAGGTGTCTGCGGAACGCTAATCTTTCTAGTCATCACGATGGCAATCCCAGGCGTCGCCCAAGAAACGGAGGCGCCTCAACCGGAAACGTACATGCCCGTGGTCGTGGCCGATTTCGAAGTCATCCTTGCCAAAGACAAAGCGGAGAAATCCGCGGTAATGGCAAAACATCAATCGTTGCTCGAGCAGCGATACGACCTCGCCGATTCGCCTTCGGATGTGATGATGTCTGGAGGCCGGAAAGCGGTACAACAGGGCGTTCGCGTTAAGTTGCCCGAGGGGGTGTCCTGGTCTCAACTCAGCGTAGCCACAGCGGAGAGGGTTCGCGAAAAAGGAATTTTCCCTGCGGGATTCCGCCCTCTGCCGCATGCCAAGCATGCCATCGGCGGCATGGTATTTCCGCAGCGACAAATCGCGGCGATTGACCAAGCCGAACATCGAGACCTAAGCCGGTTCGATGTCGATTTTGATCTCCCCGATCACCTCACTCCCGAATACCCGCCTCCCATGTTCCTCAGCAATCGCCCCGATCTGGGGGATGTGTCCGGTGGCGAAGTGATCACGATCAAGAACTACTTTGGTTTGCTCAAAGGCAAGGTCACGCCGGTTCAAATGGAAGGCATGCGATTGCTGTTGACCCCATTTCCGCAACAACAATTCAATCAAACCGACGATCGCAAGGTCGCCGAACCGTCGTTGGGAGTGGCTTGTTTTGATTGTCACGTCAACGGGCACAGCAACGCGACCTTTCATCTGAACCCCGACACTCGCCCCCAGCAGAACCGATTTCGAATCGACACCGTCAGTCTACGAGGAATGTTCAACCAACAAATCCATGGATCCAAACGCTCCCTACGCAGCGTCGAAGACTTTACGGAGTTTGAACAGCGAACTGCGTATTTCGACGGCGATCATGTCACGGCAGCCAAGAAGGGCGTGCATCTCCCGAACCGCTCGGATCAAGTGGCGATGATGGCTCAGATGCAAAATATGTTGGACTTTCCTCCCGCACCCAAACTTGACATTTACGGAAAACTCATCCCGGCCAAAGCGACCGAACAAGAGCTGAGGGGACAGGATTTGTTCTTTGGAAAAGCCCGCTGTGCCGAGTGCCACCCCGCTCCGTTCTATCTCGACGACAAGATGCACGATCTCCGTGTCGACCAGTTCTACGAACCTGAAACCATCAACGGCCATCACGATGTCGCCGTCGGCGCGATCAAGACATTCACGCTACGAGGCATCAAAGATTCACCTCCCTATTTACATGACGGTCGATTGCTAACCCTCGACGATACCGTCGCCTTCTTCAACATCGTTTTGAGCTTAAAACTCAACCAGCAAGAAAGTGACGCATTGGTGGCGTTCCTGAGATGCCTCTAG
- a CDS encoding diadenylate cyclase, translating to MAGELRELVDQFRIADALDIGIVTMVMYVLLVWLCNRATQSVGLVFLLIVAIYLLAGWLEMYLTTMIFQYGIIGAIFASIVIFQQDIRHGIERVSSSRWLRQSSTEVVSQPSLDTIVNSVAMLASQEVGALIVFPGREPLGPHVRGGVRVDAEISEPLLLSIFHPESPGHDGAVLIEQQRIGQLSLHLPLSSNLMKVQGGGTRHAAALGLSECCDALVVVVSEERGTITMAHNGVLEEVDPETLGNRLKTFLANQTVSREAHPGTALDRLTIKSASLTLAVLLWFLFAYQTATVQRTVMVPIEYRNLSENWVVDEPKMTHAEVTLVGSDKAFQHLDLSAMTVSLELKEVREGVPMRLPTEKSLQHVPSELTVNRVEPHSVYVVVRKKQATTPLEIESGREVER from the coding sequence ATGGCGGGTGAGCTTCGTGAGCTGGTAGACCAATTTCGCATCGCCGATGCCCTCGACATCGGCATTGTGACGATGGTGATGTATGTCTTGTTGGTTTGGTTGTGCAACCGTGCGACCCAATCGGTAGGCTTGGTTTTTTTGCTCATCGTCGCGATCTACTTGCTGGCGGGTTGGTTGGAGATGTACTTGACCACGATGATTTTCCAGTATGGAATCATCGGGGCCATCTTCGCCAGCATCGTGATCTTTCAGCAAGATATTCGGCACGGCATTGAACGGGTTTCTTCATCGCGATGGCTGCGGCAATCCAGCACGGAGGTCGTTTCGCAGCCGAGTCTCGATACGATTGTGAACTCCGTTGCGATGTTGGCGAGCCAAGAGGTCGGCGCCTTGATCGTGTTTCCCGGCCGCGAACCACTGGGGCCTCATGTCCGCGGCGGGGTGCGGGTGGATGCGGAAATTAGTGAACCGCTTCTGCTGAGCATCTTTCACCCCGAATCGCCCGGTCACGACGGCGCCGTATTGATCGAGCAACAACGGATTGGGCAACTCAGTTTGCACCTGCCGCTATCATCCAATTTGATGAAAGTTCAAGGTGGAGGGACGCGTCACGCTGCCGCGTTGGGATTGTCCGAGTGTTGTGATGCACTCGTCGTGGTGGTGTCGGAGGAGCGGGGAACGATCACGATGGCTCACAATGGAGTGTTGGAGGAAGTTGATCCGGAGACACTCGGGAATCGATTGAAGACGTTCTTGGCAAATCAAACCGTCTCGCGCGAAGCCCATCCAGGAACGGCCTTAGATCGGCTGACGATCAAGTCGGCTTCGTTGACGCTCGCCGTGTTGCTGTGGTTTCTTTTCGCCTATCAAACCGCAACGGTCCAACGCACCGTGATGGTGCCGATCGAGTATCGGAATTTGTCGGAAAACTGGGTCGTCGATGAACCCAAAATGACCCATGCCGAAGTGACCCTCGTAGGCTCGGACAAAGCCTTCCAGCATCTCGATCTCTCGGCGATGACGGTGTCACTTGAATTGAAGGAGGTTCGCGAAGGCGTTCCGATGCGATTGCCAACCGAGAAAAGTTTGCAGCACGTGCCGAGTGAATTGACGGTGAATCGAGTTGAGCCGCACAGCGTCTACGTGGTCGTCCGCAAGAAGCAAGCGACGACGCCGTTGGAAATCGAGAGCGGCCGCGAGGTGGAACGATAG
- a CDS encoding DUF1328 domain-containing protein, translated as MLGWALTFLVIALIAAVLGFGVVAGTAASIAKVLFVVFLVLFLVSLVMGRRGPIA; from the coding sequence ATGTTAGGCTGGGCGTTAACTTTTCTTGTCATCGCGTTGATTGCTGCGGTACTTGGTTTTGGAGTCGTTGCGGGAACTGCAGCGAGCATCGCAAAAGTTTTGTTCGTCGTCTTTTTGGTATTGTTTCTCGTTAGTTTGGTCATGGGCCGACGCGGCCCGATCGCCTAA